A part of Lutra lutra chromosome 2, mLutLut1.2, whole genome shotgun sequence genomic DNA contains:
- the LOC125093980 gene encoding LOW QUALITY PROTEIN: coiled-coil domain-containing protein 22-like (The sequence of the model RefSeq protein was modified relative to this genomic sequence to represent the inferred CDS: inserted 2 bases in 2 codons; deleted 1 base in 1 codon), with protein MEEADRILIHSLRQAGTAVPPDVQTLRAFTTELAVEAIVLCLRVIDPAMGSGVSPLLPLAMSDRFRLAMSLAQACKDLGYSLELGYQNFLYPSEPDLRDLLFFLAERLPSDASEDADQPASDSAILLQAIGGQIRDQLALPWVPHLLCTPKLHQLQGSASQMPFHTTRLVIPELSSSGEPXEFKASPLVLPAPTQVPQPVGRVASLLECHAIQLCQHMGRSHPGDEDWVHRASCHSTQEDTWAQRQWLQKHLAEHLCQTWGQLGAPPQTGDLGELLQAWGAGARTSASKASNFTHSEFTFHLEPEIQAAQVSDVPATSQWPEQDTKAAQEQELEFLQEQLEGVNRSIEEVEPNMKTLGISFMQVETERHQNELSTVEREQGLHLKSRAVELLPGGAANLAKLQLMVESTIQRVFHLAGQWEKHRVPLLAEYRHLRKLQDCRELESSRRLAEIQELHQSVRAAAREAQRKEEVCKQLVSELETLPRDVSRLVYTQSILETVGNIRKQKEEITKILSDTKELQKEINSLSGKLDRTFTVTDELVFKDAKKDDAVQKAYKYLASLHENCSQLIQXAEDTGTIMWEAGDLEEQIEIEMEKKTLSNLEKIREDYQALRQENAGLLEWIPEV; from the exons ATGGAGGAGGCAGACCGAATCCTCATCCATTCCCTGCGCCAGGCCGGCACAGCAGTTCCTCCAGATGTGCAGACCCTGCGAGCCTTCACTACTGAGTTGGCTGTAGAAGCCATAGTCCTCTGCCTGCGAGTAATCGACCCTGCCATGGGCTCTGGCGTCAGccctctgctgcctctggccATGTCCGACCGCTTCCGCCTGGCCATGAGCCTGGCTCAGGCCTGCAAGGACCTGGGCTATTCCTTGGAGCTTGGCTATCAGAACTTCCTCTATCCCAGTGAGCCTGATCTCCGGGACCTGCTTTTCTTCTTGGCTGAGCGTCTGCCCTCTGATGCCTCTGAGGATGCAGATCAGCCTGCTAGTGACTCAGCTATTCTCCTCCAGGCCATTGGGGGCCAAATCCGGGACCAGCTGGCCCTGCCCTGGGTCCCACACCTCCTTTGCACTCCCAAGCTACATCAACTCCAGGGTTCAGCCTCCCAGATGCCTTTCCACACCACCAGGCTGGTCATCCCTGAGTTGAGTTCCAGCGGGGAGC GGGAGTTCAAGGCGAGTCCTCTGGTGCTACCAgcccccacccaggtgccccagcctgtAGGGAGGGTGGCCTCACTCCTCGAATGCCATGCCATCCAGCTTTGCCAGCACATGGGCAGG AGCCACCCGGGGGATGAGGACTGGGTCCACCGGGCAAGCTGCCATTCCACCCAGGAAGATACATGGGCTCAGAGGCAATGGCTACAGAAGCACCTGGCTGAGCATCTCTGCCAGACCTGGGGCCAACTAGGGGCTCCCCCACAAACCGGAGACCTGGGAGAGCTGCTGCAGGCCTGGGGTGCTGGGGCCAGGACTAGTGCTTCCAAGGCCTCCAACTTTACACACTCAGAGTTCACCTTTCACCTGGAGCCTGAGATACAGGCAGCCCAGGTGTCTGATGTGCCTGCCACCTCCCAGTGGCCTGAACAGGACACGAAGGCAGCTCAAGAGCAGGAGCTGGAGTTTCTCCAGGAGCAGCTAGAGGGAGTGAACCGCAGCATTGAAGAGGTTGAACCCAACATGAAGACCCTGGGAATCAGCTTCATGCAGGTGGAAACCGAGCGTCACCAGAATGAGCTCAGCACCGTGGAGCGTGAGCAGGGCCTGCATTTGAAGAGCCGGGCAGTGGAGCTGCTGCCTGGCGGGGCTGCCAACCTTGCCAAGCTGCAGCTCATGGTGGAGAGTACTATCCAGCGGGTCTTCCACTTGGCAGGTCAGTGGGAAAAGCACCGGGTCCCTCTCCTGGCTGAGTACCGCCACCTCCGAAAGCTCCAGGATTGCAGAGAATTGGAATCTTCTCGACGGCTGGCAGAGATCCAGGAGCTGCACCAGAGTGTTCGAGCAGCTGCCAGAGAGGCccaaaggaaggaggaagtcTGTAAGCAGCTGGTGTCAGAACTGGAGACCCTGCCTAGAGACGTGTCCCGGCTTGTCTATACCCAGAGCATCCTGGAGACTGTGGGCAACATCcggaagcagaaggaagagatcACTAAGATCTTATCAGACACAAAGGAGCTTCAGAAGGAAATCAACTCCCTGTCTGGGAAGCTGGATCGGACATTTACAGTGACCGATGAGCTTGTGTTCAAGGATGCCAAGAAGGATGATGCCGTTCAGAAGGCATACAAGTATCTAGCTTCCTTGCATGAGAACTGCAGCCAGCTCATCC ATGCTGAGGATACAGGCACAATCATGTGGGAAGCTGGAGATCTTGAAGAgcagatagagatagagatggagaagaagacCCTCAGCAACCTGGAGAAGATCCGGGAGGACTACCAAGCCCTTCGCCAGGAGAATGCTGGCCTTTTGGAGTGGATCCCAGAGGTCTGA